A stretch of DNA from Saccharospirillum mangrovi:
GTCGTCGCCATCGTACTGATGATGGTGCTCGGTGGTGGCGACAAAGCAGACGACACCGCAGCGGCCGATGCCGATACATCCGTGCTGCAATTGAACCCGATAGAAGTGGGTACCGCGGCGCCAATGTTGCTGCGCCAGAGCGTTCGCGTAACCGGCACCATCAGCCCGTTGGCGACCACTCAGTTGTCTTCACGGGTGAACGCACCGGTGGCGCAAGTGCTGGTGCGCGCGGGTGATGCGGTGGCGGCGGGTGATCGTCTGGTGATTATGGAAACCGACGATCTGAACACTCAGTTGGAACAGCAACGCGCCAACGCCCGCTCCACCGAAGCCAATCTGGCGCTGGCCCGCAGCCAGTTGGCGCGTGATCGTTCGTTGGGCGAACGCGGGTTAACACCGGCGTCGTCCATTGAATCGCAACGCGCACAGGTGGCTGCGTTGGAGGCCAATCTTGATGCGCAACAATTAGCCGTGCGCGCAGCCGAACGCGCGCTGGCCGACGCCATTGTGGTCGCGCCGACGGCCGGTCGCATTGCCAGCCGTTCGGTGCAGGTCGGTCAGTACGTCTCCACCGGCACGCCTTTGATGACGCTGGTCGATCTGTCGTCAATGGAAGTGTCTGCGAACGTGCCGTTGCGTGCGATTGATCAAATCCAGCCGGGCCAGACGGCCTTGGTGCAGGTCGATGGCATCAGCGGTGAACGCTTTAACGGCACCGTCGATCGCGTTAACCCGGTGGCGGCCGATGGCACTCGCACCGCTGCGGTGTATGTGCGCGTACCCAACCCGCAGGAACGTTTGCGCGGTGGCATGTTTGCCAGCGTCGAAATTGTTGTGGCTGAACGCGCCCAGGGTTTAGCCGTGCCGGTCGATGCAGTGCGCGAAGACAACCAGGGCCAATACGTGCTGACAATTGATAACGGCGAACTGGTACGCACCGCCGTTGAAACCGGTGCGCTGTGGGAAAACGGTGCGCGTCTTGAAATCACTTCGGGGCTGTACCAGGGCGTGTCCTACATTGCCGCGCCGTTGCCAGAATTGAAGGCAGGCGACCGGGTTCGCCTGATGGAGACGAACTGATGTTTCTGACCCGAATCAGCGTCAGCCAACCCGTGTTTGCGACCATGATTATGGTCGCCATTCTGGTGTTTGGTTTTTATTCCTACCAGCGTCTGCCGATTGAGCAAATGCCGGACATCGACGTGCCGGTCATCGCTGTTGTGACTGCTTACCCTGGCGCCTCGCCCGAGGCGGTCGAGAACGACATTATTGAGCCGATCGAAGACGCGGTGAACGCCATCAACGGCATCGATTCGATCCAATCAACCGCGCGCCAGGGCCAGGCTCTGGTGGTGATTCTGTTCGACCTGGAGGTGAATTCCGACCGCGCCGCGCAAGACGTGCGCGACCGTATGGCGACGGTCACCGCCTCCTATCCGGAAGGCGCTAACGATCCGCTGATCTGGCGTTTTGATCCAGCGGCGTTTCCGATCATGTCGCTGTCGGTCAGCTCGTCCGAACTGACCACCGGCGAGCTGACCACGCTCACCGAAGACACCATTTCCCAACGTTTGTCGATCATTCAAGGCGTCGGAAACGCCACCGTTGTTGGTGGACAATCGAGCCAGATCAACGTACTGGTCGATCCGGAAAAACTGGCGGCGTTTAACGTTGGCATCGGCCAAGTAGTGGCGGCATTGAATCAGGAAAACACCAACCTGCCGGCCGGGTCGATTCGCCAGGATCGCGAAGTCACCTCCATTCAGGTGGAAGGTCGCATTCAATCGCTCGATGAGTTTTTGAAATTGATTATCGGACGTCAGGGCGGCCAGCCGGTGTACCTCGGTGACGTCGCTACCATCGTGCCGGGATTGGCGGAATTAACCAGTCTTGCGCTGCTCGACGACGATCAGGCGTTGGCCATCGACATCGTAAAAACCCAGGGCGCCAATACCGTCGAAGTGGCGGACAACGTGCGCAAGGAAATCGCCAAACTCGAACAGGAACTGGCGCGCGATGGCGTGCACATTGATGTGGTGCGCGACAACGCCAAACCCGTCGAACAATCCTTCCACACCGTTCGCAATATGATGGTGGAAGGTGCGGCGTTGGCTGTAGTGATTGTCTTCCTGTTTTTGAACTCCTGGCGCTCGACGGTGATCACCGGTCTAACCTTGCCGATCTCCATCATTGGCACCATGACCGCACTGCACTTCCTCGGTTTCACACTCAATATGATGACGTTGCTGGCGCTGTCGCTGGCGGTCGGTTTGTTGATTGACGACGCCATCGTCGTGCGTGAAAACATCATGCGCCATCTGCACATGAACAAAGGCCACAAACAGGCCGCGCTCGATGGCACGCGCGAAATTGGTCTGGCGGTACTGGCGACAACCTTGTCGATCATCGCCGTCTTCCTGCCGGTTGCCTTTATGGACGGCATTCTCGGTCGTTTCTTTTTGCAGTTTGGTGTGACGGTCTCAGTCGCGGTAGCGATTTCCATGTTCGTCGCCTTTACTCTCGATCCCATGTTGTCGAGCGTCTGGTACGACCCCTCAACCGACCCGAACGTGAAGCGCGGTTTTCTCGGTCGCGCGGTGGAAAAATTCGACAATTGGTTCGACAGATTGCGCCAACGTTATCGCAGCATACTGAAGTGGAGTTTGCGGCATCGCGTTTCCACTTTGTTGATCGCCTTCTTTGCTTTCGTCGGCAGCTTTTTCCTGGCGCCCATGGTGGGTTTTGAATTTGCACCCTCGGTTGATAACAGCGAATTCCAGGTCGATGTTGAAACGCCCGACGGTTCCAATCTCGACTACACCTCCGCCAAGGTTCGGCAGGTGAACGCCATCCTGCGACAGTTCCCGGAAGTGACCGGCACCTACACCACCATCAACGCCGGCGCCGGGTCGCAAGGCGGTGAAACCAGCGCGTCCATTCTGGTGTCGATGAGCGATCCAAATGAACGCGACCGGTCGCCGCAGGACATGACCATTCCAGTGCGCGAAGCGCTCAAGCAGGTGGCCGGTGTCGCCATTCGCGTCGGTGCCGCCGGCGGCTTTGGCGGCGGCGTCACTGCACCAGTGCAGGTGAATCTGTACGGTGACAGTTTTGTCACGCTGGATCGGTTGGCTAATGAGTTGTCCCAACGCATGGCGGACATCGATGGCATTACCGATATTGAATCCAGTTTGAACGCGGCACAGCCGATTATCGGCATTCGCATCAAC
This window harbors:
- a CDS encoding efflux RND transporter periplasmic adaptor subunit; this encodes MSDQHLDDKPEWAMSRREKRRADALRQGIKLPRRRWPWIVLAVVVVAIVLMMVLGGGDKADDTAAADADTSVLQLNPIEVGTAAPMLLRQSVRVTGTISPLATTQLSSRVNAPVAQVLVRAGDAVAAGDRLVIMETDDLNTQLEQQRANARSTEANLALARSQLARDRSLGERGLTPASSIESQRAQVAALEANLDAQQLAVRAAERALADAIVVAPTAGRIASRSVQVGQYVSTGTPLMTLVDLSSMEVSANVPLRAIDQIQPGQTALVQVDGISGERFNGTVDRVNPVAADGTRTAAVYVRVPNPQERLRGGMFASVEIVVAERAQGLAVPVDAVREDNQGQYVLTIDNGELVRTAVETGALWENGARLEITSGLYQGVSYIAAPLPELKAGDRVRLMETN
- a CDS encoding efflux RND transporter permease subunit codes for the protein MFLTRISVSQPVFATMIMVAILVFGFYSYQRLPIEQMPDIDVPVIAVVTAYPGASPEAVENDIIEPIEDAVNAINGIDSIQSTARQGQALVVILFDLEVNSDRAAQDVRDRMATVTASYPEGANDPLIWRFDPAAFPIMSLSVSSSELTTGELTTLTEDTISQRLSIIQGVGNATVVGGQSSQINVLVDPEKLAAFNVGIGQVVAALNQENTNLPAGSIRQDREVTSIQVEGRIQSLDEFLKLIIGRQGGQPVYLGDVATIVPGLAELTSLALLDDDQALAIDIVKTQGANTVEVADNVRKEIAKLEQELARDGVHIDVVRDNAKPVEQSFHTVRNMMVEGAALAVVIVFLFLNSWRSTVITGLTLPISIIGTMTALHFLGFTLNMMTLLALSLAVGLLIDDAIVVRENIMRHLHMNKGHKQAALDGTREIGLAVLATTLSIIAVFLPVAFMDGILGRFFLQFGVTVSVAVAISMFVAFTLDPMLSSVWYDPSTDPNVKRGFLGRAVEKFDNWFDRLRQRYRSILKWSLRHRVSTLLIAFFAFVGSFFLAPMVGFEFAPSVDNSEFQVDVETPDGSNLDYTSAKVRQVNAILRQFPEVTGTYTTINAGAGSQGGETSASILVSMSDPNERDRSPQDMTIPVREALKQVAGVAIRVGAAGGFGGGVTAPVQVNLYGDSFVTLDRLANELSQRMADIDGITDIESSLNAAQPIIGIRINREAASDLGVSLQQIGATLQPLVGGTEVADWTSPSGENHTLVVRLPPELRSDVASLARLPISQSGATGSASVVRLDQVADIVESTGPSEISRLDLSRQVTLSANLAGVPLGAVTPQIQAAIDAMALPSGYRISMGGDAEELAETAASAGQALLLAIVFIYLVLASQFGSFLQPIAIMASLPLALIGVMVGLLVGGSTLNIYSIIGFIMLMGLVVKNAILLVDNANQGREHGLNLYDALVEAGMTRFRPIIMTTLAMIFGMLPLALNLHEGAGQNAPMAHAVIGGLISSTILTLVVVPVVLTYIDQFAIFARRFLPKSAEEHHV